One Pseudomonas sp. AN-1 genomic region harbors:
- the rpe gene encoding ribulose-phosphate 3-epimerase gives MQPFAIAPSILSADFARLGEEVDNVLAAGADIVHFDVMDNHYVPNLTIGPMVCSALRKYGITAPIDVHLMVKPVDRIIGDFLEAGASYITFHPEASEHIDRSLQLIKDGGAQAGLVFNPATPLDCLKYVMDKVDMILLMSVNPGFGGQRFIPGTLDKLREARALIDASGRDIRLEIDGGVNVNNIGEIAAAGADTFVAGSAIFNQPDYKAVIDAMRAELARVHG, from the coding sequence ATGCAGCCCTTCGCCATCGCCCCGTCGATCCTGTCCGCCGATTTCGCCCGCCTGGGCGAGGAGGTCGACAACGTCCTCGCCGCCGGCGCCGACATCGTCCACTTCGACGTGATGGACAACCACTACGTGCCCAATCTGACCATCGGCCCGATGGTGTGCAGCGCCCTGCGCAAGTACGGCATCACCGCGCCGATCGACGTGCACCTGATGGTCAAGCCGGTCGACCGCATCATCGGCGACTTCCTCGAGGCCGGCGCCAGCTACATCACCTTCCATCCCGAGGCCAGCGAGCACATCGACCGCTCCCTGCAGCTGATCAAGGACGGCGGCGCCCAGGCCGGCCTGGTGTTCAATCCGGCCACTCCGCTGGACTGCCTGAAGTACGTGATGGACAAGGTCGACATGATCCTGCTGATGAGCGTCAACCCCGGCTTCGGCGGGCAGAGGTTCATCCCCGGCACCCTCGACAAGCTGCGTGAGGCGCGCGCGCTGATCGACGCCAGCGGCCGCGACATCCGCCTGGAGATCGACGGCGGGGTCAACGTGAACAACATCGGCGAGATCGCCGCCGCCGGCGCCGACACCTTCGTCGCCGGCTCGGCGATCTTCAACCAGCCCGACTACAAGGCGGTGATCGACGCCATGCGCGCCGAACTGGCCAGGGTCCACGGATGA
- a CDS encoding phosphoglycolate phosphatase → MGLLHGLFAGRLPRLAMFDLDGTLVDSVPDLAAAVDCTLAALGREPAGRERVRLWVGNGARVLVRRALAGGLEHDGVDEALAERALALFLEAYADNHALTRVYPGVIETLDRLREAGVALALVTNKPSRFLPELLADKGLDGYFRWLVGGDTLPQQKPDPAALLWVMEQAGVPAAEALFVGDSRNDVRAAHAAGVTCVALSYGYNHGEPISRENPARVIDDLRELF, encoded by the coding sequence ATGGGCCTGCTGCACGGGCTGTTCGCCGGGCGCCTGCCGCGCCTGGCGATGTTCGACCTCGACGGTACTCTGGTCGACTCGGTGCCGGACCTGGCCGCCGCGGTCGACTGCACGCTCGCCGCCCTCGGCCGCGAGCCGGCCGGCCGCGAGCGGGTGAGGCTGTGGGTCGGCAACGGCGCGCGGGTGCTGGTGCGCCGCGCGCTGGCCGGCGGCCTCGAGCATGATGGCGTCGACGAGGCGTTGGCCGAACGGGCGCTGGCACTGTTCCTGGAGGCCTACGCCGACAACCACGCGCTGACCCGTGTCTACCCCGGGGTAATCGAGACCCTCGACCGGCTGCGCGAGGCGGGCGTGGCGCTGGCGCTGGTCACCAACAAGCCGTCGCGCTTCCTGCCCGAGCTGCTGGCCGACAAGGGCCTCGACGGCTACTTCCGGTGGCTGGTCGGCGGCGACACCCTGCCGCAGCAGAAGCCCGACCCGGCCGCGCTGCTGTGGGTGATGGAGCAGGCCGGCGTGCCGGCGGCGGAGGCGCTGTTCGTCGGCGACTCGCGCAACGACGTGCGTGCCGCCCATGCCGCCGGGGTGACCTGCGTGGCGCTGAGCTACGGCTACAACCACGGCGAGCCGATCTCTCGGGAGAACCCGGCGCGGGTGATCGACGACCTGCGCGAGCTGTTCTGA
- the trpE gene encoding anthranilate synthase component I, translating to MTREEFLRLAAAGYNRIPLARETLADFDTPLSIYLKLADAPNSYLLESVQGGEKWGRYSIIGLPSRTVLRVHGHQARVTVDGVETESHDCADPLAFVEAFKARYKVPTLPGLPRFNGGLVGYFGYDSVRYVEQRLGACPNPDPIGTPDILLMVSDAVVVFDNLAGKLHAIVLADPSEAGAFEAGLARLEALMARLRQPITPRLGVDLAAPLGPEPAFRSSFSHDDFESAVRAIKEYILAGDCMQVVISQRMSIPFQAAPIDLYRALRTINPTPYMYFFNFGDFHVVGSSPEVLVRVEDGLVTVRPIAGTRPRGASEEADLALEKDLLSDSKELAEHLMLIDLGRNDVGRVSATGSVKVTEQMVIERYSNVMHIVSNVTGQLKPELSAMDALRAILPAGTLSGAPKIRAMEIIDELEPVKRGVYGGAVGYLAWNGNMDTAIAIRTAVIKDGELHVQAGAGIVADSVPALEWEETLNKRRAMFRAVALAEQSAE from the coding sequence ATGACCCGTGAAGAATTCCTGCGTTTGGCCGCTGCCGGCTACAACCGCATCCCGCTCGCCCGCGAAACCCTCGCCGACTTCGACACCCCGCTGTCCATCTACCTGAAGCTGGCCGACGCGCCCAACTCCTACCTGCTCGAATCGGTGCAGGGGGGCGAGAAGTGGGGCCGCTACTCGATCATCGGCCTGCCGAGCCGCACCGTGTTGCGCGTGCACGGCCACCAGGCGCGGGTGACGGTGGATGGCGTGGAAACCGAGTCCCACGACTGCGCCGACCCGCTGGCCTTCGTCGAAGCGTTCAAGGCGCGCTACAAGGTGCCGACCCTGCCCGGCCTGCCGCGTTTCAATGGCGGCCTGGTCGGCTACTTCGGTTACGACAGCGTGCGCTACGTCGAGCAGCGCCTCGGCGCCTGCCCCAATCCCGACCCCATCGGCACCCCGGACATCCTGCTGATGGTCTCCGATGCGGTGGTGGTGTTCGACAACCTGGCGGGCAAGCTGCACGCCATCGTCCTCGCCGATCCGAGCGAGGCGGGCGCCTTTGAAGCCGGCCTGGCCCGCCTCGAGGCGCTGATGGCGCGCCTGCGCCAGCCGATCACCCCGCGCCTGGGCGTCGACCTGGCCGCGCCGCTCGGCCCGGAGCCGGCGTTCCGCTCCAGCTTCAGCCACGACGACTTCGAGAGCGCGGTGCGCGCCATCAAGGAGTACATCCTCGCCGGCGACTGCATGCAGGTGGTGATCTCCCAGCGCATGTCGATCCCGTTCCAGGCCGCGCCCATCGACCTGTACCGCGCGCTGCGCACCATCAACCCGACGCCGTACATGTACTTCTTCAACTTCGGCGACTTCCACGTGGTCGGCAGCTCGCCGGAGGTGCTGGTGCGCGTCGAGGACGGCCTGGTCACCGTGCGCCCGATCGCCGGCACCCGTCCGCGCGGTGCGAGCGAGGAAGCCGACCTGGCGCTGGAGAAGGACCTGCTGTCGGACAGCAAGGAGCTGGCCGAGCACCTGATGCTGATCGACCTGGGCCGCAACGACGTCGGCCGCGTCTCCGCCACCGGCTCGGTGAAGGTCACCGAGCAGATGGTCATCGAGCGCTACTCCAACGTCATGCACATCGTCTCCAACGTCACCGGCCAGCTGAAGCCCGAGCTCAGCGCGATGGACGCGCTGCGCGCCATCCTGCCGGCCGGCACCCTGTCCGGGGCGCCGAAGATCCGTGCCATGGAGATCATCGACGAGCTGGAGCCGGTCAAGCGCGGCGTCTATGGCGGCGCGGTGGGCTACCTGGCGTGGAACGGCAACATGGACACCGCCATCGCCATCCGCACCGCGGTGATCAAGGACGGCGAGCTGCACGTGCAGGCCGGCGCCGGCATCGTCGCCGACTCGGTGCCCGCCCTGGAGTGGGAAGAAACCCTCAACAAGCGCCGCGCCATGTTCCGCGCGGTGGCCCTGGCCGAACAAAGTGCAGAGTGA
- a CDS encoding aminodeoxychorismate/anthranilate synthase component II: protein MLLMIDNYDSFTFNLVQYFGELGAEVKVVRNDELSVEQIRALNPERIVVSPGPCTPNEAGVSLAVIREFAGQLPLLGVCLGHQSIGQAFGGEVVRARVAMHGKTSPVFHQDQGVFEGLANPLTVTRYHSLVVRRESLPDCLEITAWTQFEDGSVDEIMGLRHRTLNVEGVQFHPESILTQQGHELLANFLKQSGGVR, encoded by the coding sequence ATGCTGCTGATGATCGACAACTACGACTCCTTCACCTTCAACCTGGTGCAGTACTTCGGCGAGCTGGGCGCCGAGGTTAAGGTGGTGCGCAACGACGAGCTGAGCGTCGAGCAGATCCGCGCGCTGAATCCCGAGCGCATAGTGGTCTCCCCCGGCCCCTGCACTCCCAACGAGGCCGGCGTGTCGCTGGCGGTGATCCGCGAGTTCGCCGGCCAGTTGCCGCTGCTCGGTGTCTGCCTCGGCCACCAGAGCATCGGCCAGGCGTTCGGCGGCGAGGTGGTGCGCGCCCGCGTGGCCATGCACGGCAAGACCAGCCCGGTGTTCCACCAGGACCAGGGCGTGTTCGAAGGCCTGGCCAATCCGCTCACCGTGACCCGCTACCACTCGCTGGTGGTGCGCCGCGAGAGCCTGCCGGACTGCCTGGAGATCACCGCCTGGACCCAGTTCGAGGACGGCAGCGTCGACGAGATCATGGGCCTGCGCCACCGGACGCTGAACGTCGAGGGCGTGCAGTTCCACCCCGAATCGATCCTCACCCAGCAGGGCCACGAGCTGCTGGCCAATTTCCTCAAGCAGAGCGGAGGCGTGCGCTGA
- the trpD gene encoding anthranilate phosphoribosyltransferase, whose protein sequence is MDIKEALNRVVNQLDLSTAEMQDVMRLIMTGQCTDAQIGAFLMGLRMKSETIDEIVGAVQVMRELAAPVTIDAERLVDTCGTGGDGMNIFNVSSAAAFVVAAAGGKVAKHGNRAVSGKSGSADLLEAAGIYLDLSPEQVARCIETVGVGFMFAPAHHGAMRHAAAARRELGLRTIFNMLGPLANPAGVRHQVLGVFTKALCRPLAEVLQRLGSQHVLVVHAQDGLDEVSLAAPTHVAELKDGVVSEYLIQPEDFGIRSQSLIGLNVEGAAQSLELIRDALGRRRTEAGQKAADMIILNAGAALYAADHATSLKEGVQLAHDALHTGLAREKMDELASFTNVFKVENQA, encoded by the coding sequence ATGGACATCAAGGAAGCCCTCAACCGGGTGGTCAACCAGCTGGACCTGTCCACCGCCGAGATGCAGGACGTGATGCGCCTGATCATGACCGGCCAGTGCACCGACGCGCAGATCGGCGCCTTCCTGATGGGCCTGCGCATGAAGAGCGAGACCATCGACGAGATCGTCGGCGCCGTGCAGGTGATGCGCGAGCTGGCCGCGCCGGTGACCATCGACGCCGAGCGGCTGGTCGACACCTGCGGCACCGGCGGCGACGGCATGAACATCTTCAACGTCTCCTCGGCGGCCGCCTTCGTGGTCGCCGCCGCCGGCGGCAAGGTGGCCAAGCACGGCAACCGCGCGGTGTCCGGCAAGAGCGGCAGCGCCGACCTGCTGGAGGCGGCGGGCATCTACCTGGACCTGAGCCCCGAGCAGGTGGCGCGCTGCATCGAGACCGTGGGGGTGGGCTTCATGTTCGCCCCGGCCCACCACGGCGCCATGCGCCACGCCGCCGCGGCGCGCCGCGAGCTGGGCCTGCGCACCATCTTCAACATGCTCGGGCCGCTGGCCAACCCGGCCGGCGTGCGCCACCAGGTGCTCGGCGTGTTCACCAAGGCCCTGTGCCGGCCGCTGGCCGAGGTGCTGCAGCGCCTGGGCAGCCAGCACGTGCTGGTGGTGCATGCCCAGGACGGCCTCGACGAGGTCAGCCTGGCCGCGCCGACCCATGTCGCCGAGCTCAAGGACGGGGTGGTCAGCGAGTACCTGATCCAGCCGGAGGATTTCGGCATCAGGAGCCAGAGCCTGATCGGCCTCAACGTCGAGGGCGCAGCGCAGTCGCTGGAGCTGATCCGCGACGCGCTCGGCCGGCGCCGCACCGAGGCGGGCCAGAAGGCCGCCGACATGATCATCCTCAACGCCGGCGCGGCGCTGTACGCCGCCGATCACGCCACCAGCCTCAAGGAAGGCGTGCAGCTGGCCCACGACGCCCTGCACACCGGCCTGGCCCGCGAGAAGATGGACGAGCTGGCGTCGTTCACCAACGTGTTCAAAGTGGAGAACCAGGCATGA
- the trpC gene encoding indole-3-glycerol phosphate synthase TrpC → MSVPTVLERIVARKVEEVAEARAQVSLAEQEARARAADAPRGFARALQQQAAQRRPAVIAEVKKASPSKGVIRADFDPTQIAASYQAGGATCLSVLTDVDFFQGANAYLQQARAACALPVIRKDFLIDPYQVIEARAIGADCVLLIAACLDDGQLVELAQVAREQDLDVLVEVHDGAELERALTHLDTPLLGINNRNLHSFEVSLQTTLELLPRIPADRLVVTESGILARADVELMERHDVWSFLVGEAFMRAPEPGEELRRLFFPG, encoded by the coding sequence ATGAGCGTACCGACCGTGCTGGAAAGGATCGTCGCCCGCAAGGTCGAGGAAGTCGCCGAGGCCCGTGCCCAAGTCAGCCTGGCCGAGCAGGAGGCACGCGCCCGTGCCGCCGATGCGCCGCGCGGCTTCGCCCGCGCCCTGCAGCAGCAGGCGGCGCAGCGCCGGCCGGCGGTGATCGCCGAGGTGAAGAAGGCCTCGCCGAGCAAGGGGGTGATCCGCGCCGACTTCGACCCGACGCAGATCGCCGCCAGCTACCAGGCCGGCGGCGCCACCTGCCTGTCGGTGCTCACCGACGTGGACTTCTTCCAGGGCGCCAACGCCTACCTGCAGCAGGCGCGCGCCGCCTGCGCGCTGCCGGTGATCCGCAAGGATTTCCTGATCGATCCCTACCAGGTGATCGAGGCGCGCGCCATCGGCGCCGACTGCGTGCTGCTGATCGCCGCCTGCCTGGACGACGGCCAGCTGGTCGAGCTGGCCCAGGTGGCTAGGGAGCAGGACCTGGACGTGCTGGTCGAGGTGCACGACGGCGCGGAGCTGGAGCGCGCCCTCACGCATCTGGATACCCCGCTGCTCGGCATCAACAACCGCAACCTGCACAGCTTCGAGGTCAGCCTGCAGACCACCCTGGAGCTGCTGCCGCGCATTCCGGCCGACCGCCTGGTGGTCACCGAGAGCGGCATCCTCGCCCGCGCCGACGTCGAGCTGATGGAGCGCCACGACGTCTGGAGCTTCCTGGTCGGCGAGGCGTTCATGCGCGCGCCCGAGCCGGGCGAGGAGCTGCGCCGGCTGTTCTTCCCGGGCTGA
- the crp gene encoding cAMP-activated global transcriptional regulator CRP, with the protein MVAISLTPKLKNLDKLLAHCHRRRYTAKSTIIYAGDRCETLFFIIKGSVTILIEDDDGREMIIAYLNPGDFFGEMGLFDREGHEQERSAWVRAKTECEVAEISYAKFRELTQQDPEILYTLGSQLADRLRKTTRKVGDLAFLDVTGRVARTLLELCKQPDAMTHPDGMQIKITRQEIGRIVGCSREMVGRVLKSLEEQGLVSVKGKTMVVFGTR; encoded by the coding sequence ATGGTTGCAATCAGCCTTACACCAAAGCTCAAGAACCTCGACAAGCTGCTGGCGCACTGTCACCGCCGCCGCTACACCGCCAAGAGCACCATCATCTATGCGGGCGACCGCTGCGAAACCCTGTTCTTCATCATCAAGGGCTCGGTGACCATCCTCATCGAGGACGACGACGGTCGCGAGATGATCATCGCCTACCTCAACCCCGGCGACTTCTTCGGCGAGATGGGCCTGTTCGACCGCGAAGGCCACGAGCAGGAGCGTAGCGCCTGGGTACGCGCCAAGACCGAGTGCGAGGTGGCCGAGATCAGCTACGCCAAGTTCCGCGAGCTGACCCAGCAGGACCCGGAGATCCTCTACACCCTCGGCAGCCAGCTGGCCGACCGCCTGCGCAAGACCACCCGCAAAGTCGGCGACCTGGCCTTCCTCGACGTCACCGGCCGGGTGGCGCGCACCCTGCTCGAGCTGTGCAAGCAGCCCGACGCCATGACCCACCCCGACGGCATGCAGATCAAGATCACCCGCCAGGAAATCGGCCGCATCGTCGGCTGCTCGCGCGAGATGGTCGGCCGCGTGCTCAAGTCCCTCGAGGAGCAGGGCCTGGTCAGCGTCAAGGGCAAGACCATGGTGGTGTTCGGCACCCGCTGA
- a CDS encoding OsmC family protein, whose translation MKARIQWAGEAMFLGESGSGHVVVMDGPPEHGGRNLGVRPMEMLLLGLGGCSSFDVVSILKKSRQAVESCEAFLEAERAESEPKVFTRIHLRFVVKGRGLKEAQVKRAVELSAEKYCSASIMLERGGVEISHGYEIVELGA comes from the coding sequence ATGAAAGCACGCATCCAGTGGGCCGGCGAGGCCATGTTCCTTGGCGAGTCGGGCAGCGGCCATGTGGTGGTGATGGACGGCCCGCCCGAGCACGGTGGGCGCAACCTGGGCGTGCGACCGATGGAGATGCTGCTGCTCGGCCTCGGCGGCTGCAGCAGCTTCGATGTGGTCAGCATCCTCAAGAAGTCGCGCCAGGCGGTGGAGAGCTGCGAGGCCTTCCTCGAGGCCGAGCGTGCCGAGAGCGAGCCGAAGGTGTTCACCAGGATCCACCTGCGCTTCGTGGTCAAGGGCCGCGGCCTCAAGGAGGCCCAGGTCAAGCGCGCGGTCGAGCTGTCGGCGGAGAAGTACTGCTCGGCGTCGATCATGCTGGAGCGCGGCGGGGTGGAGATCAGCCACGGCTACGAGATCGTCGAGCTGGGCGCCTGA
- the speD gene encoding adenosylmethionine decarboxylase — protein MKSKLKLHGFNNLTKTLSFNIYDICYAETPEDQQAYVQYIDEVYDAERLTQILTDVVEIIGANILNIARQDYDPQGASVTILISEQPVEPTDSQIEESPGPLKETILAHLDKSHITVHTYPEIHPVEGIATFRVDIDVSTCGVISPLKALNYLIHSFDSDIVTVDYRVRGFTRDVEGRKHFIDHEINSIQKYLSDDTKEAYQMTDVNVYQENLFHTKMLLKDFDLDNYLFGDATNNLSAEQRAQVEERVRHEMLEIFYGRNMPH, from the coding sequence ATGAAAAGCAAACTCAAGCTCCATGGGTTCAACAACCTGACCAAGACCTTGAGCTTCAACATCTACGACATCTGCTACGCCGAGACGCCGGAAGACCAGCAGGCCTACGTCCAGTACATCGACGAGGTCTACGATGCCGAGCGCCTGACGCAGATCCTCACCGATGTGGTCGAGATCATCGGCGCCAACATCCTCAACATCGCCCGCCAGGACTACGATCCGCAGGGCGCCAGCGTGACCATCCTGATCTCCGAGCAGCCGGTGGAGCCCACCGACAGCCAGATCGAGGAGTCGCCGGGTCCGCTCAAGGAAACCATCCTGGCCCACCTGGACAAGAGCCACATCACGGTGCACACCTATCCGGAGATCCATCCGGTGGAAGGCATCGCCACCTTCCGTGTCGACATCGACGTGTCGACCTGCGGGGTGATCTCGCCGCTGAAGGCGCTCAACTACCTGATCCACTCGTTCGACTCGGACATCGTCACCGTCGACTACCGCGTGCGCGGCTTCACCCGCGACGTGGAGGGCAGGAAGCACTTCATCGACCACGAGATCAACTCGATCCAGAAGTACCTCTCCGACGACACCAAGGAGGCGTACCAGATGACCGACGTCAACGTGTACCAGGAGAACCTGTTCCACACCAAGATGCTGCTCAAGGACTTCGATCTGGACAACTACCTGTTCGGCGACGCCACCAACAACCTCTCCGCCGAGCAGCGCGCCCAGGTGGAAGAGCGTGTGCGTCACGAGATGCTGGAGATCTTCTACGGCCGCAACATGCCGCACTGA
- the coq7 gene encoding 2-polyprenyl-3-methyl-6-methoxy-1,4-benzoquinone monooxygenase, whose product MTSQRHYSPADRLLQQADAALRTLLPFSGQPGRPSPARNKDEVELNEAEAKHVCGLMRINHTGEVCAQALYQGQALTAKLPQVRQAMEQAADEEIDHLAWCEQRIRELGGRPSLLNPLFYGLSFGIGAAAGLVSDRVSLGFVAATEDQVVKHLDEHLAQLPPGDARSQAILEQMRVDELQHATTALDAGGLRFPAPVKAGMTLLSRVMTKATYRL is encoded by the coding sequence ATGACCAGCCAACGCCACTACTCCCCGGCCGATCGCCTGCTGCAGCAGGCCGACGCCGCCCTGCGCACCCTGCTGCCGTTCAGCGGCCAGCCGGGCCGCCCCTCGCCCGCCCGGAACAAGGACGAGGTCGAGCTCAACGAGGCCGAGGCCAAGCACGTCTGTGGCCTGATGCGCATCAACCACACCGGCGAGGTGTGCGCCCAGGCGCTCTACCAGGGCCAGGCGCTGACCGCGAAACTGCCGCAGGTGCGCCAGGCCATGGAGCAGGCCGCCGACGAGGAGATCGACCACCTGGCCTGGTGCGAGCAGCGCATCCGCGAACTGGGCGGCCGGCCCAGCCTGCTCAACCCGCTGTTCTACGGCCTGTCGTTCGGCATCGGCGCCGCCGCCGGGCTGGTCAGCGACCGGGTCAGCCTGGGCTTCGTCGCCGCCACCGAGGACCAGGTGGTCAAGCACCTCGACGAGCACCTGGCCCAGCTGCCGCCGGGCGATGCGCGCTCGCAGGCGATCCTCGAGCAGATGCGCGTGGACGAGCTGCAGCACGCCACCACCGCGCTGGATGCCGGCGGCCTGCGCTTCCCGGCGCCGGTCAAGGCCGGCATGACCCTGCTGTCCAGGGTGATGACCAAGGCTACCTACCGCCTCTGA
- a CDS encoding histidine triad nucleotide-binding protein: MDCLFCKIVNGDIPARKLYEDDQVVAFHDIAPQAPVHFLVIPKKHIATLHDIGEEDKALLGHIVHTAQRLAREQGCEEGFRVVMNCNEQGGQTVYHIHMHVLGQRQMHWPPG; this comes from the coding sequence GTGGACTGCCTGTTCTGCAAGATCGTCAACGGCGACATTCCGGCGCGCAAGCTCTACGAGGACGACCAGGTGGTCGCCTTCCACGACATCGCTCCGCAGGCGCCGGTGCATTTTCTCGTGATTCCGAAAAAGCACATAGCCACCCTTCACGATATCGGCGAAGAGGACAAGGCGCTGCTCGGCCACATCGTCCACACCGCCCAGCGTCTGGCCCGCGAGCAGGGCTGCGAGGAAGGCTTCCGCGTGGTGATGAACTGCAACGAGCAGGGCGGCCAGACCGTCTACCACATCCACATGCACGTGCTCGGCCAGCGTCAGATGCACTGGCCGCCGGGCTGA
- a CDS encoding AAA family ATPase, whose protein sequence is MKNDIHDLGLVLDSRVRLIVVESWDEPRVLETLSGLAVRRGLGLYLWSVTEGVQRLGFGGEPLGEGDSREPEVALRLVKADPHANLYVFCDLHPFLGDNPRLVRLLKEVAMAAGQPGPTLVLVSHALKLPAELQRLAARFSLALPGEDELLAIVREEAQRWSERNQGARVRTDNRTLQQLVKNLRGLAHAEARLLARNVICNDGAITQDDLPELNRARFQLLDMDGVLGFEYETARFADVGGLDNLKRWLGERRDAFFAAAAADRPRGVLLVGVQGGGKSLAAKAVAGLWGLPLLRLDFACLYNKYFGETERNLREALRMAEQMAPCVLWMDEIEKGLASGEHDGGVSQRVLGTLLTWMAERRAPVFLVATANAIHRLPPELVRKGRFDELFFVDLPAEAARAEIFRIHLARRELAPEQFDLALLAAASTGFSGAEIEQAVVSALYAAQARQCAVDQALLLATLQQTAPLSVVMAEELAALRAWAAERTVRAD, encoded by the coding sequence GTGAAGAACGATATCCATGACCTGGGCCTGGTGCTCGACTCGCGTGTGCGCCTGATCGTCGTCGAGTCCTGGGACGAGCCGCGCGTGCTGGAAACCCTCAGCGGCCTGGCGGTCCGCCGCGGCCTCGGGCTGTACCTGTGGTCGGTGACCGAGGGCGTGCAGCGCCTGGGCTTCGGCGGCGAACCGCTCGGCGAGGGCGACAGCCGCGAGCCGGAGGTGGCGCTGCGCCTGGTCAAGGCCGATCCGCACGCCAACCTCTACGTGTTCTGCGACCTGCATCCGTTTCTCGGCGACAACCCGCGCCTGGTGCGTCTGCTCAAGGAGGTGGCGATGGCCGCCGGGCAGCCGGGGCCGACCCTGGTGCTGGTGTCCCATGCGCTCAAGCTGCCGGCCGAGCTGCAGCGCCTGGCGGCGCGCTTCAGCCTGGCGCTGCCCGGCGAGGACGAGCTGCTGGCCATCGTCCGCGAGGAAGCGCAGCGCTGGAGCGAGCGCAACCAGGGCGCGCGGGTACGTACCGACAACCGCACCCTGCAGCAGCTGGTGAAGAACCTGCGCGGCCTGGCCCATGCCGAGGCGCGCCTCTTGGCGCGCAACGTGATCTGCAACGACGGCGCCATCACCCAGGACGATCTGCCCGAGCTCAATCGTGCGCGTTTCCAGCTGCTGGACATGGACGGCGTGCTCGGCTTCGAGTACGAGACCGCGCGTTTCGCCGACGTCGGCGGCCTGGACAACCTCAAGCGCTGGCTGGGCGAGCGCCGCGATGCCTTCTTCGCCGCCGCAGCGGCCGACCGGCCGCGCGGCGTGCTGCTGGTCGGCGTGCAGGGCGGCGGCAAGAGTCTGGCGGCCAAGGCGGTGGCCGGGCTGTGGGGCCTGCCGCTGCTGCGCCTGGACTTCGCCTGCCTGTACAACAAGTACTTCGGCGAAACCGAACGCAACCTGCGCGAGGCGCTGAGGATGGCCGAGCAGATGGCGCCCTGCGTGCTGTGGATGGACGAGATCGAGAAGGGGCTGGCCAGCGGCGAGCACGACGGCGGGGTCAGCCAGCGGGTGCTCGGCACCCTGCTGACCTGGATGGCCGAGCGCAGGGCGCCGGTGTTCCTGGTCGCCACCGCCAACGCCATCCACCGGCTGCCGCCGGAGCTGGTGCGCAAGGGGCGCTTCGACGAGCTGTTCTTCGTCGACCTGCCCGCCGAGGCGGCGCGCGCCGAGATCTTCCGCATCCACCTGGCGCGCCGCGAGCTGGCGCCGGAGCAGTTCGACCTGGCGCTGCTGGCCGCGGCCAGCACGGGATTTTCCGGGGCGGAGATCGAGCAGGCGGTGGTCAGCGCCCTGTATGCGGCGCAGGCCCGGCAGTGTGCGGTGGATCAGGCGCTGCTGCTCGCCACCCTGCAGCAGACCGCCCCGCTGTCGGTGGTGATGGCCGAGGAGCTGGCGGCGCTGCGCGCCTGGGCAGCCGAGCGCACGGTGCGTGCCGACTAG
- a CDS encoding SDR family NAD(P)-dependent oxidoreductase, translating into MPRYALITGASSGIGLALAEALARRGHALILVARERPALESIACELSQRFGVEVMFRVCDLTEPLQLSGLLYELEQCDYQIELLVNNAGAACAGSFLEQDWQRERKLLELNVFALSRLCHALGNAMARRGGGQILNVASLAAFQPGPWLSSYYASKAFVLHFSEALGEELRGLGVQVAALCPGPVRTPFWRNARLDMRPLKNSPWLMNAEQLALLALQGLDRGQTVIVPGWRNRLLAIAAQLAPRALARRLAARLNRRLLPH; encoded by the coding sequence ATGCCCCGTTATGCCCTGATCACCGGCGCGTCCAGCGGCATCGGCCTGGCCCTGGCCGAAGCCCTGGCGCGCCGCGGGCACGCCCTGATCCTGGTCGCCCGCGAGCGCCCGGCGCTGGAAAGCATCGCCTGCGAGCTGAGCCAGCGCTTCGGCGTCGAGGTGATGTTCCGCGTCTGCGACCTGACCGAGCCGCTGCAGCTGTCCGGCCTGCTCTACGAGCTGGAGCAGTGCGACTACCAGATCGAGCTGCTGGTCAACAACGCCGGCGCCGCCTGCGCCGGCAGCTTCCTCGAGCAGGACTGGCAGCGCGAGCGCAAGCTGCTGGAACTCAACGTGTTCGCCCTGTCGCGCCTGTGCCACGCCCTCGGCAACGCCATGGCCCGCCGCGGCGGCGGGCAGATCCTCAACGTCGCCTCGCTGGCCGCGTTCCAGCCGGGTCCCTGGCTGAGCAGCTACTACGCCAGCAAGGCCTTCGTCCTGCACTTCTCCGAGGCCCTCGGCGAGGAGCTGCGCGGGCTCGGCGTGCAGGTCGCAGCGCTGTGCCCCGGCCCGGTGCGCACACCGTTCTGGCGCAACGCGCGCCTGGACATGCGCCCGCTGAAGAACAGCCCCTGGCTGATGAACGCCGAGCAACTGGCCCTGCTGGCCCTGCAGGGACTGGACCGCGGCCAGACGGTGATCGTGCCCGGCTGGCGCAACCGCCTGCTGGCGATCGCCGCCCAGCTCGCCCCGCGGGCGCTGGCGCGACGCCTGGCGGCCCGCCTCAACCGGCGCCTGCTGCCGCACTAG